From the Halichoerus grypus chromosome 3, mHalGry1.hap1.1, whole genome shotgun sequence genome, one window contains:
- the LOC118529254 gene encoding LOW QUALITY PROTEIN: ubiquitin carboxyl-terminal hydrolase 17-like protein 6 (The sequence of the model RefSeq protein was modified relative to this genomic sequence to represent the inferred CDS: inserted 2 bases in 1 codon; substituted 2 bases at 2 genomic stop codons) encodes MEAASLHRQEESQFNVFPKLKSCWSNVGGAEVHGGPSLQKPSPPSHRRCYLTNGLAPTKKLLHWKRPSVVGAGLQNLGNTCYVNAVLQCLAYTPPLAISMLSQQHGETCGKQTFCMLCTLQAHMTRALCHPGDMIRPLPGLLAAFHTHKQEDAHEFLMFTLGTMQQACLPEDKPSDPQSEDTTLIRQIFGGYWRSQIQCLHCQSVXSTLDPYLDISLDIVAAQSVSQALEQLVKPERLDGENAYHCSTCLGKVPASKMLTLHIPSKVLVLVLKRFSDFTGNEMAKDVQYPEXLDMQPYLCEQRAGPLVYVLYAALVHAGXSCHSGHYFCFVKAGNGQWYKMDDAKVTACDVTCALSQHAYVLFYIQKTKLERELVSESLGEGATSPEADHTGLVGFQREPKTDSRIKVPELEDHMEETSVQQITLDQWRFLQERNRPKAEFNVRKAEFALPEHAVIIHQSKYEMLKNDPEQNFNQLNTLARNIASQRAGDMGIVPCLAWRARASKKNKKGQKSREVVQGSHY; translated from the exons atggaggctgcttctctccaCCGCCAAGAGGAGTCTCAGTTCAATGTCTTTCCAAAACTCAAATCTTGCTGGTCAAATGTAGGGGGTGCTGAGGTCCACGGGGGACCGTCTCTGCAgaagccatcaccaccatctcacAGACGGTGCTACCTGACTAATGGTTTGGCTCCCACAAAGAAACTCTTGCATTGGAAGAGACCTTCTGTGGTTGGGGCTGGGCTTCAGAACCTGGGGAACACCTGCTATGTGAATGCGGTCCTGCAGTGTCTGGCATACACACCACCCCTTGCCATCTCTATGCTGTCCCAGCAGCATGGAGAAACCTGTGGGAAGCAGACATTCTGCATGCTGTGTACTCTGCAAGCTCACATGACCCGGGCCCTCTGCCATCCTGGAGATATGATCCGTCCCTTGCCAGGACTGCTCGCTGCCTtccacacacacaagcaggaagaTGCCCATGAGTTTCTGATGTTCACTCTGGGCACAATGCAGCAAGCATGCTTGCCTGAGGACAAGCCTTCAGACCCTCAATCTGAGGACACCACCCTCATCCGTCAAATCTTTGGAGGATACTGGAGGTCTCAAATCCAGTGTCTCCACTGCCAAAGTGTTTAAAGCACTCTGGACCCGTACCTGGACATCAGCCTGGACATCGTGGCGGCTCAGAGTGTGAGCCAAGCTTTGGAGCAGTTGGTGAAGCCCGAAAGGTTGGATGGTGAAAATGCCTATCATTGTAGTACTTGTCTAGGGAAGGTGCCTGCTTCCAAGATGCTGACTTTGCACATTCCCTCAAAGGTCCTTGTCCTGGTGTTGAAACGATTCTCAGATTTCACAGGAAATGAAATGGCTAAGGACGTGCAATATCCTGA CCTTGACATGCAACCCTACCTGTGTGAGCAGAGGGCAGGACCGCTGGTTTATGTGCTCTATGCTGCGCTGGTGCACGCTGGGTAGAGTTGTCACAGCGGACATTACTTCTGCTTCGTGAAAGCTGGAAATGGCCAGTGGTATAAAATGGATGATGCTAAGGTCACCGCCTGTGATGTGACTTGTGCATTGAGCCAACATGCCTATGTCCTCTTTTACATCCAGAAGACCAAACTGGAAAGAGAACTTGTGAGTGAGTCACTCGGTGAGGGAGCCACATCCCCTGAGGCTGACCACACAGGCTTGGTTGGGTTCCAAAGGGAGCCCAAAACCGACTCCAGAATCAAAGTTCCTGAATTAGAGGATCACATGGAAGAGACATCAGTGCAACAAATCACATTAGACCAGTGGAGATTCCTCCAAGAACGCAACCGACCTAAGGCTGAATTCAATGTCAGGAAAGCAGAATTTGCTCTTCCTGAGCATGCAGTCATAATTCACCAGTCCAAATATGAGATGTTGAAGAATGATCCTGAACAAAACTTCAACCAGCTCAACACTTTAGCCAGGAACATCGCATCTCAGAGGGCAGGGGACATGGGCATAGTCCCTTGTCTGGCATGGAGAGCCAGAGCTAGCAAGAAGAACAAGAAGGGGCAGAAGTCTAGGGAAGTAGTCCAGGGATCTCATTACTAG
- the LOC118529264 gene encoding beta-defensin 107A-like: MSGAMRIFFLISAALILLVHIFSARGGIYREMQCQKLDGRCEVQCLSFEVKIGGCRAELTPLCCRKKRNKQKPSNSYEK; encoded by the exons ATGTCTGGAGCCATGAgaatctttttcttaatttctgctgcTCTCATTCTCCTTGTTCACATTTTCTCAG CCCGCGGAGGAATATACAGAGAGATGCAGTGTCAGAAATTGGATGGGCGCTGTGAAGTCCAGTGCCTCTCCTTCGAAGTTAAGATTGGGGGCTGTCGAGCTGAATTGACACCACTTTGCTGCAGGAAAAAGAGGAACAAGCAAAAGCCAAGCAACAGCTACGAAAAGTGA